Sequence from the Chrysemys picta bellii isolate R12L10 chromosome 23, ASM1138683v2, whole genome shotgun sequence genome:
ATGCACAGAAGCTGGTAGATGTATTCactgaaaacattttaataaccCACATGACGATGATCAGCCTGCACCAGGGCATAGCCTCAGACTGAGATTTCAATCCTGTCCATGTTATCGGTGGACGAGCCCAAGGCAATTTCAGCACAGAACACAAGCATGAGCCTCCTAGCATCCCCGCATTCACTAACATGAGAGTCACTCATACCTGTATATGCTACAGAGTATTGTGCTCAATGGCCCTAGTGAGAAGCCAAGTGTGGGATGGATAATCCCACCCAACAGCAGAAATGTCACTCACAAGGAGGCATTACAGAATGTGGTCCCATGAAGTACCTGATGGGACATCCCTACGTATCAGGTTCCACAGAACACCAGCCTTATGCTAAATTCAGGATCTGAGATGGCAAAGAGGACATGAATTAATCCTAAGCACCTGCCAAGTAGGACAGAGCATGCCCGGTATGGAAGGTGGCACTTACCAATGCCACAGTTGGTTCATATTCAGACTCTCTGAGATCTTACCTTTTTCGGTTTGGATGTCCCAGATTGCTTCTTCTCTGCCCTTTTTTCGCTTGTCTGCTTGTGACTTGTATTCTTTCGGCTCGAGTCTGAGCTCTTGGTACTGGCTTTAGACCCATTTTGCTTGCCATGCCCTCTGTTTCTCTcaggggctggaggagcagggggtttaaccacctttttcttctttttctgggGCTGGTCATAGCTGAGGTATGATTCAAAGGACATTTTAGGCTGCTCATATTCATCCTCCACTTCCACCTCACCAAAACCCGGTGAGAAAGCCACAGATTTTTTGTCTGAGTCAGAGGCTTTGGATTTGCCCTCAGTAGTCTTTAAGCTGCTAGAAAGCCCCTTCTCTTTGCTCCTGTTTGAGGAGTTACCCTCTAACTTCCGTTTCTCCCGATCCACATTGGATAGCTCCAGGCTTAGCCTGGACTTTTCCAGTTTGGCTTTCTCAGAGTCCCGGTGTTTTTGCTTCTTATGGTTGTCAACAGCCTCCTCCAAGTGAGGTTGTGACTTTTCTTTCCTGGAGCCCCCACTTTCTCTGTTCTTCTCTCTCTTGGTGCCGTCTAAAGTCCTGAGCTTCTCCTTGCTGCCACCTGCTGAGGGAGCCTCTCGGACCTGCTCCTTGAAAGAGGACTTGTGAAGTCTTTCTGGGCTAAAGGCAGAGGTCCTCACCTCCCCCTTGGAGTCCAGTCGCTGCTTCTCCTTGTGAGAGGACTTGTGCTCTTTGCTCCGAGTCAGGTTTCCTTTGTCTTGGGATTCGCTGGGATTCCTTTCATGGCTTCCCACCAGCTTGTCCTGAAAGCTGTGGCCTTTATTAGCTTTCCGATGAAACACTGTCTGCTCCACCTCTTGTTCCTCAGAGGCAGAGTGATCCATGTACAGTTCCTCAGGGCTCTCCCTCAGCTCAGGTGACAAAGCGTGTCCATAGTCCGAGTATTCCTGATCTGAGGAGTGCACTGGGgaagctctgccccagcccttgtCCTCCTCGCTGCCATAGCTGACGGCCTCATGGGCTCTCTCAGGCTCTGAATACCTTTTGGCCTTCTTCTCTCTGTAGTTTGGCTCACATGATTGGCTGCAGGAAGGCTGGAATGCTTCCGAGTAGTCCTGCTCAGCTTCCTCGTCCTCTTTTGGGGAAGGCTCTCGCTGCCGTTTCCTAGAGCTGCTTCTCTCATAGTCACGTTCTTCTGAATCAATGTTATTTCTAAGAGACAAAGACAACCCAATAGTTAGACAAAAATCCATCAACAAGAATAAACGGAGCGACTTCCTGAGGACAGTGTGGATGGGAACCAGGTACACAGAAGAATAAGAGCATCTGGAGGTTGAACATAGTAAAAACATTGATGATTCTTTCCTGCATAAAGTTTGGGGCTTTAGTGGTAGTGTCTCCAGTACAGAAATCTCCAAGCCCTAACTTACCGGGACTGAAGATTTCCCAGCAATctgggagagagcaaagcagctGCCTCAAGACAGAGGAAGAATGCATGGGGCCATACTGGGCTACATTCTCCTAATTACACACACCAGCAGGCAGGGCTACAGCAACCATTACAATCCAATCTCTAGTACCACAGAGTCATGCATTAGGTCACAGAAGCGGTCAATTCAATCAGTCAATCCTTCTCCCTGGAGCCACAGCACTGTTCCTACAACACACTTGCTAGTATTAACCGAAGGGCTGAGTTTTCATAACAGCTGTTTTCACTGGCTCTCAGAAAGAGGATTTCCACTCTGCTTTGTGCCTATAGCTTCCTCTCTAGTGTTACAACATTAGGGAAGTGAGATTGTAGGGTTTGTCTCCTGCTTTTGTGAAGACATTTTCTAGGTGTCTAGAGTCACTCTCTCCATCACACTACCGTTTCCTGAAAGAAAAACGTTACTCCGACCTGAAACTGCAGTAGTCAGCAATTCTGTGGCCACCGTAGGCAGGAAACTTACCCCACAATGAGGTAAGCACCTCACGCAGAGTGATCACTCTGATGTTATGATGATTTTGAAGCATAGCCTTATTTCCAGGGCCACAGAAATCTAGCACCACCTCCACTGGGAGATTTACTGCAACTTATCCAGCGAGACAAATGGACAAGCTAGCTTACCGCTCTACTTCTTGAGGGACTGGCACCAGCTTCTTCCATCTGGCTACTAAGTTCTTGGCAAAGTCTCCCACCAGCTCATGTTTCCgtaagccattcacagtcttccCAACACCAGTCTCCTGCAAGAAAGATGCAAGACATCAGCTGATCTCCACAAACCAGTCAACATTGTCAGCACTGGTCATCTAAAAACAGGTTTGTCAAAGTCAAACTCCCAGATCCGCTTCGTTACCCAGAACCCTCTTCAAGTTAACAGCCTCAAGAAAGCTAGACTAAATTTAACCGTTTCAATGCTACCTAACGTACGAGATACACAAGCCAAGTGTGCTTCTATTGCATCATCAGCTTCCAATTTGGCAACAGAAAGTGAGCGGCCACAGCAAGAGTTCACACCAGGCCATGTTAGAGTTgctatgaaacttttttttaactaaaagggTTTAAATAAAAAGATCTGGAATTCCACCAAGCTCCAATGATAGCTTCAGGAGGGGAGCAGCAACAAACAAATGCAAACTCAACTAGTctgttttcaaacaaacaccCTTAAAAAAATATACGATAAGCAGAATGGTTTCGCTCAAACTTCTTCCAGGAGGTATCAGTGTTTAAGAACATAGAACGCAACTCTCATCAACCATTCCAAGAATGCTAATGAAATC
This genomic interval carries:
- the ELOA gene encoding elongin-A, coding for MAESVLEVVGKLQSRLSGSSEPKKLLKSLKRLSELPITVDILVETGVGKTVNGLRKHELVGDFAKNLVARWKKLVPVPQEVERNNIDSEERDYERSSSRKRQREPSPKEDEEAEQDYSEAFQPSCSQSCEPNYREKKAKRYSEPERAHEAVSYGSEEDKGWGRASPVHSSDQEYSDYGHALSPELRESPEELYMDHSASEEQEVEQTVFHRKANKGHSFQDKLVGSHERNPSESQDKGNLTRSKEHKSSHKEKQRLDSKGEVRTSAFSPERLHKSSFKEQVREAPSAGGSKEKLRTLDGTKREKNRESGGSRKEKSQPHLEEAVDNHKKQKHRDSEKAKLEKSRLSLELSNVDREKRKLEGNSSNRSKEKGLSSSLKTTEGKSKASDSDKKSVAFSPGFGEVEVEDEYEQPKMSFESYLSYDQPQKKKKKVVKPPAPPAPERNRGHGKQNGSKASTKSSDSSRKNTSHKQTSEKRAEKKQSGTSKPKKIPIDVMPTLPDIPLPAIQANYRPLPSLELITFSQTKRKTVSSPIEEGEAGFTGRRLNSKMQVYSGSKSAYLPKMMSLYEQCIRVLNNNIDSIYEVGGVPFSVLEPVLERCTPNQLYRIEECNHVLIEDTDQLWHNHCVRDFKKEKPEEFESWREMYLRLHDAREQRLLMLTQNIRSAHANKPKGRVAKMAFVNSAAKPPRDVRRRQEKFGTGGAAVPEKIKIKPVLFSPGRSYAQSEEEQSYDGPSTSSAHSGPSPGSTTSGYDPRKPPVKKIAPMMAKTIKAFKNRFSRR